The following are encoded together in the Phragmitibacter flavus genome:
- a CDS encoding GNAT family N-acetyltransferase, with translation MVATVYLADGAPVLIRPLVEEDREAVMEAFRRLSPDSRYYRFWSRREGVSEQLLQRFLNSEPGVHETWLAQDPERLGEPGYGGGSYWRSEEWPEAAEVSLVVADEAQHRGIGTLLLALVWVRAYQMGVREFFGFVLPDNYSVLDWFRALGATMKYEGGQYRFVLSLDPGRLKDTNSARRLVEWVGVLMEMEGLRV, from the coding sequence ATGGTGGCAACCGTTTATCTTGCCGATGGAGCCCCGGTGCTGATCCGGCCTTTGGTGGAGGAGGATCGGGAGGCGGTCATGGAGGCGTTTCGGCGCTTGTCACCGGATTCGCGGTATTACCGGTTTTGGAGTCGGAGGGAGGGGGTGTCGGAGCAGTTGTTGCAGCGGTTTTTGAATTCGGAGCCGGGGGTGCATGAGACGTGGCTGGCACAGGATCCGGAGCGATTGGGGGAGCCGGGATATGGCGGTGGTTCTTATTGGCGGAGTGAGGAATGGCCGGAGGCGGCGGAGGTGTCGCTGGTGGTGGCGGATGAGGCTCAGCACCGGGGGATTGGAACACTGCTGCTGGCGTTGGTGTGGGTGAGGGCTTATCAGATGGGGGTGAGGGAGTTTTTTGGGTTTGTGTTGCCGGACAACTATTCGGTGTTGGACTGGTTTCGGGCGTTGGGGGCGACGATGAAGTATGAGGGCGGACAGTATCGTTTTGTGTTGTCGCTGGATCCCGGGCGGTTGAAGGACACGAATTCGGCGAGGAGGCTGGTGGAGTGGGTGGGAGTGTTGATGGAGATGGAGGGTTTGAGGGTTTGA
- the groL gene encoding chaperonin GroEL (60 kDa chaperone family; promotes refolding of misfolded polypeptides especially under stressful conditions; forms two stacked rings of heptamers to form a barrel-shaped 14mer; ends can be capped by GroES; misfolded proteins enter the barrel where they are refolded when GroES binds) codes for MMAKQLHFDEAARQSLLRGVQKIARAVKATLGPSGRNVILEKKFGSPTITKDGVTVAKEIELSDPYENMGAQLVKEVSSKTSDVAGDGTTTATVLAEAIYSEGLRNVTAGANPTSLQRGILKATEAIVAKLKEISNPVTNATEIAQVATVSANWDSEIGNIIADAMDKVGKDGTITVEEAKSIETTLEVVEGMQFDKGYLSPYFVTNAETMEVNLESAYILIFEKKISSLKDLLPLLEKVARTGKPLLIIAEDVEGEALATLVVNRLRGTLNICAVKAPGFGDRRKAMLEDIAILTGGRCITEDLGIKLENIDLTDLGQAKRITIDKENTTIVEGEGTSDAIAGRVNQIRRQIEETTSDYDREKLQERLAKLAGGVAVINVGAATETEMKEKKARVEDALHATRAAVEEGIVPGGGTALIRAQAALGDLKLEGDEATGADIVRRAIEAPLRQLAANAGVEGALIVAEVKKQSGNIGYNVATGEYVDLIKAGVVDPTKVTRSALQNAASISGLLLTTECLISDIPKEEKGEPAHDHGGMGM; via the coding sequence ATTATGGCTAAACAACTCCACTTCGACGAAGCAGCCCGCCAGTCCCTCCTGCGCGGCGTCCAAAAGATCGCCCGTGCGGTCAAAGCCACGCTGGGACCTTCCGGTCGCAACGTGATCCTTGAGAAAAAATTCGGCAGCCCAACGATCACCAAAGATGGTGTGACCGTTGCCAAAGAGATCGAACTTTCCGATCCTTATGAAAACATGGGCGCCCAGCTCGTGAAAGAAGTCTCCAGCAAAACCAGCGACGTGGCCGGCGACGGCACCACCACCGCCACCGTTCTTGCTGAAGCCATCTACTCCGAAGGCCTTCGCAACGTCACCGCCGGTGCCAACCCAACCTCCCTTCAGCGCGGCATCTTGAAAGCCACCGAAGCGATCGTCGCCAAGCTGAAAGAAATCAGCAACCCGGTGACCAACGCCACGGAAATCGCCCAGGTCGCCACCGTCTCCGCCAACTGGGACAGCGAAATCGGCAACATCATCGCTGACGCCATGGACAAAGTCGGCAAAGACGGCACCATCACCGTTGAAGAAGCCAAAAGCATCGAAACCACCCTCGAAGTGGTTGAAGGCATGCAGTTCGACAAAGGTTACCTCTCCCCTTACTTCGTGACCAACGCGGAGACCATGGAAGTGAACCTCGAAAGCGCCTACATCCTCATCTTCGAGAAGAAGATCAGCAGCCTCAAAGACCTCCTTCCTCTCCTTGAGAAAGTGGCCCGCACCGGCAAGCCTCTTCTCATCATCGCTGAAGACGTCGAAGGCGAAGCGCTTGCGACCCTCGTGGTCAACCGCCTGCGCGGCACCTTGAACATCTGCGCCGTCAAAGCCCCTGGCTTCGGCGACCGCCGCAAAGCCATGCTTGAAGACATCGCCATCCTCACCGGTGGCCGTTGCATCACCGAAGACCTCGGCATCAAGCTCGAAAACATCGACCTCACCGACCTCGGCCAGGCCAAACGCATCACCATCGACAAGGAAAACACCACCATCGTCGAAGGCGAAGGCACCAGCGATGCCATCGCCGGCCGCGTGAACCAAATCCGTCGTCAAATCGAAGAAACCACCAGCGACTACGACCGCGAGAAGCTCCAGGAGCGTCTTGCCAAGCTCGCCGGCGGTGTGGCCGTCATCAACGTCGGTGCTGCCACCGAAACCGAGATGAAAGAGAAAAAAGCTCGCGTGGAAGACGCCCTTCACGCCACCCGCGCTGCGGTGGAAGAAGGCATCGTCCCAGGGGGCGGCACCGCACTCATCCGTGCACAAGCTGCTCTTGGCGACCTCAAACTCGAAGGCGACGAAGCCACGGGTGCTGACATCGTCCGTCGTGCCATCGAAGCTCCTCTCCGTCAACTTGCCGCCAACGCAGGTGTCGAAGGCGCGCTCATCGTTGCTGAAGTCAAAAAGCAATCCGGCAACATCGGTTACAACGTCGCCACCGGCGAATACGTTGACCTGATCAAGGCTGGCGTTGTTGATCCAACCAAAGTGACCCGCAGCGCTCTTCAGAACGCCGCTTCCATCAGCGGTCTTCTCCTCACCACCGAGTGTCTGATCTCCGACATTCCTAAAGAGGAAAAAGGCGAGCCTGCCCACGACCACGGCGGCATGGGCATGTAA
- a CDS encoding co-chaperone GroES yields the protein MATKITPLGRRILVKRVASEEKTAGGIFLPDNAKEKPQEAEVISLGTGKDDEGKDVVFTVAVGDKVLISKYGGTEVKLNGDDVLIINESDVLGIVA from the coding sequence ATGGCTACGAAAATCACACCACTCGGCCGTCGCATTCTCGTGAAGCGCGTCGCCAGCGAAGAAAAAACCGCAGGCGGCATCTTCCTCCCTGACAATGCCAAAGAGAAACCCCAAGAGGCTGAAGTTATCTCCCTTGGCACCGGCAAAGACGACGAAGGCAAAGACGTGGTCTTTACCGTTGCAGTCGGCGACAAAGTCCTCATCTCCAAATACGGCGGCACCGAAGTCAAACTCAACGGGGACGACGTCCTCATCATCAACGAATCCGACGTTCTCGGCATCGTTGCCTGA